One segment of Phaeacidiphilus oryzae TH49 DNA contains the following:
- the ruvX gene encoding Holliday junction resolvase RuvX: MNDQLVTQGGGSGFRRGRRLAVDVGDARIGVASSDPDGLLATPVETVPAGPAAQARIAELAAEYEALEVVVGLPRSLNGREGPAAAKCRAFAAQLAVLVRPVTVRLVDERMSTVTATQGLRASGVRSRKGRKVVDQAAAVVFLQNALETEKTTGRPPGELAAPAE; this comes from the coding sequence ATGAACGATCAACTCGTTACGCAGGGTGGCGGTTCCGGCTTCCGCCGGGGCCGCCGCCTCGCGGTGGACGTCGGCGACGCCCGGATCGGCGTCGCCTCCAGCGACCCGGACGGGCTGCTCGCCACCCCGGTGGAGACCGTCCCGGCCGGGCCGGCGGCGCAGGCCCGGATCGCCGAACTGGCCGCCGAGTACGAGGCGTTGGAGGTCGTCGTCGGCCTGCCCCGCTCGCTCAACGGCAGGGAGGGCCCCGCGGCCGCCAAGTGCCGCGCCTTCGCGGCCCAACTCGCCGTCCTGGTAAGGCCGGTGACGGTCCGTCTGGTGGACGAGCGGATGTCCACGGTGACCGCGACCCAGGGCCTGCGGGCCTCCGGGGTACGGTCGAGGAAGGGGCGGAAGGTGGTCGACCAGGCGGCCGCCGTGGTCTTCCTGCAGAACGCCCTGGAGACCGAGAAGACCACCGGCCGGCCGCCTGGGGAGCTCGCCGCGCCCGCTGAGTGA
- the mltG gene encoding endolytic transglycosylase MltG — protein sequence MTDHGREYGSQPWGADPLYGDPYGDPAQQPQHPGQGYQQPYPQQQTAPQGHYPQQQPAPGYGGYADPDGYADAAGYGGGSGYQDPAAYPDPSGYGQYAGQYAEYNEYAGQAAPAGPAGYAAGYPAAPGGYSGYQEEQPPYGRPAQQTPPQQSGWQQQAPGPYPQQFAQPAPAPAAPPAEPAPYEQEPEQDWPQEPAPEPRRPGGRRGQGDSEAVADPDAGEDTGLGFLGDADTGEEAERRRDKQGKKSRKRNGCACLVVAAVLLGGVGGAGWYGYKYWESRFGPPPDWNSVGTGSVQVEIKQGDSLSQMGDTLVTDDVVKSERAFVKSATAKGANIQPGFYTLKHHMSADSAVALLANIANSPAVIVSEGMRATQVYTRIDDKLHLAKGTTAKVAKQDAGRLGLPAYAHDNPEGFLFPSRYNVGAGTKPLDLLKQMVSEAEQQYSALGIENGAPASGLHNAYDVIVEASIVQAEGQDSADFAKISRVLYNRLHSTATNGKLEMDSTINYALNRSTLTTTSTDQRTPSPYNTYLHQGLPPGPIGNPGADAIQAVLHPATGDWLYFVTVKPGDTRFTASYAQHLQNVAAFNAYQKEHGN from the coding sequence ATGACCGACCACGGCCGTGAGTACGGATCGCAGCCATGGGGTGCGGATCCGCTGTACGGGGACCCGTACGGGGACCCCGCGCAGCAGCCGCAGCACCCCGGGCAGGGCTACCAGCAGCCCTACCCCCAGCAGCAGACCGCCCCGCAGGGGCACTACCCGCAGCAGCAGCCCGCCCCCGGCTACGGCGGTTACGCCGACCCCGACGGTTATGCGGACGCGGCCGGATACGGCGGCGGTTCCGGCTACCAGGATCCGGCCGCCTATCCGGACCCCTCGGGATACGGCCAGTACGCGGGCCAGTACGCGGAGTACAACGAGTACGCCGGCCAGGCCGCTCCCGCCGGCCCCGCGGGTTACGCCGCCGGCTACCCGGCCGCGCCCGGCGGCTACTCCGGCTACCAGGAGGAACAGCCCCCGTACGGCCGGCCCGCGCAGCAGACCCCGCCTCAGCAGTCCGGCTGGCAGCAGCAGGCCCCCGGCCCGTATCCGCAGCAGTTCGCCCAGCCGGCCCCGGCCCCGGCCGCCCCGCCGGCCGAGCCGGCGCCGTACGAGCAGGAGCCGGAGCAGGACTGGCCACAGGAGCCCGCCCCCGAGCCCCGCCGCCCCGGCGGCCGCCGCGGCCAGGGCGACTCCGAGGCCGTCGCCGACCCGGACGCGGGCGAGGACACCGGCCTCGGCTTCCTCGGCGACGCGGACACCGGCGAGGAGGCCGAGCGCCGCCGCGACAAGCAGGGCAAGAAGTCACGCAAGCGGAACGGCTGCGCCTGCCTGGTGGTCGCGGCGGTGCTGCTCGGCGGCGTCGGCGGGGCCGGCTGGTACGGCTACAAGTACTGGGAGTCCCGGTTCGGCCCGCCGCCGGACTGGAACAGCGTCGGCACCGGCTCCGTCCAGGTGGAGATCAAGCAGGGCGACAGCCTCTCCCAGATGGGCGACACCCTGGTCACCGACGACGTGGTGAAGAGCGAGCGGGCCTTCGTCAAGTCCGCCACCGCCAAGGGCGCGAACATACAACCGGGCTTCTACACCCTCAAGCACCACATGTCGGCCGACTCCGCCGTGGCCCTGCTGGCCAACATCGCCAACAGCCCGGCGGTGATCGTCTCCGAGGGGATGCGCGCCACCCAGGTCTACACCCGCATCGACGACAAGCTGCACCTGGCCAAGGGCACCACGGCGAAGGTCGCCAAGCAGGACGCGGGCCGGCTCGGGCTCCCCGCCTACGCCCACGACAACCCCGAGGGCTTCCTCTTCCCCTCCCGCTACAACGTCGGCGCCGGCACCAAGCCGCTGGACCTCCTCAAGCAGATGGTCTCCGAGGCCGAGCAGCAGTACAGCGCCCTCGGCATCGAGAACGGCGCGCCCGCCTCCGGGCTCCACAACGCCTACGACGTGATCGTCGAGGCCAGCATCGTGCAGGCGGAGGGCCAGGACTCGGCGGACTTCGCCAAGATCTCCCGGGTCCTCTACAACCGCCTCCACAGCACCGCCACCAACGGCAAGCTGGAGATGGACTCCACCATCAACTACGCGCTCAACCGCTCCACGCTGACCACCACCTCGACCGACCAGCGGACCCCCTCGCCCTACAACACCTACCTCCACCAGGGGCTCCCGCCCGGGCCGATCGGCAACCCGGGGGCGGACGCCATCCAGGCGGTGCTCCATCCGGCGACGGGGGACTGGCTGTACTTTGTCACCGTGAAGCCCGGCGACACCCGCTTCACCGCGAGCTACGCCCAGCACCTCCAGAACGTGGCGGCGTTCAACGCGTACCAGAAGGAGCACGGCAACTGA
- a CDS encoding shikimate dehydrogenase — translation MTPTSGPRRAAVLGSPIAHSLSPALHLAAYRELGLSGWRYERHQVDEAGLRGFIEGLDVAGDGWAGLSLTMPLKRAVIPLLDEISPTARSVEAVNTLVFQADGARYGDNTDIPGLVAALRERGVEKVSRASVLGAGATASSALAALAEVCPGGEVVAYVRGEQRAREVRELGASLGVAVTAAPWRERARAFDAELTIATTPAGSTDDLADSVPASPGVLFDVLYDPWPTRLAAAWSARGGAVVNGLDLLVHQAVLQVEQFTGVTPAPLAAMRAAGERELAS, via the coding sequence ATGACCCCGACCAGCGGCCCGCGCCGGGCGGCCGTACTCGGCTCGCCCATCGCCCACTCCCTCTCGCCGGCGCTCCACCTCGCGGCCTACCGTGAACTGGGGCTGAGCGGCTGGCGGTACGAGCGCCACCAGGTGGACGAGGCGGGGCTGCGGGGCTTCATCGAGGGGCTGGACGTGGCCGGCGACGGCTGGGCCGGACTCTCGCTGACGATGCCGCTGAAGCGCGCGGTGATTCCGCTGCTGGACGAGATCAGCCCGACCGCGCGCTCGGTGGAGGCGGTCAACACGCTGGTGTTCCAGGCGGACGGCGCGAGGTACGGGGACAACACCGACATCCCGGGGCTGGTCGCGGCGCTCCGGGAGCGCGGGGTGGAGAAGGTCTCCCGGGCGTCCGTGCTGGGCGCGGGGGCGACGGCCTCCTCCGCGCTGGCGGCGCTGGCCGAGGTGTGTCCTGGCGGCGAGGTCGTCGCGTACGTCCGCGGCGAGCAGCGGGCCCGCGAGGTGCGGGAGCTGGGGGCTTCGCTGGGGGTGGCGGTGACCGCCGCGCCGTGGCGGGAGCGGGCGCGCGCCTTCGACGCGGAGCTGACGATCGCGACGACGCCGGCGGGGTCGACGGACGACCTCGCGGACTCCGTCCCCGCCTCGCCGGGCGTCCTCTTCGACGTCCTCTACGACCCGTGGCCCACGCGGCTCGCCGCGGCGTGGTCCGCGCGCGGCGGCGCGGTCGTCAACGGCCTCGACCTCCTGGTCCACCAGGCCGTCCTGCAGGTCGAACAGTTCACCGGGGTCACGCCGGCGCCTCTCGCCGCGATGCGCGCGGCGGGCGAACGCGAGCTGGCCTCCTAG
- a CDS encoding DUF6167 family protein: MRRMFWMAVGAGAAVWGMNKASELARNLTPGGLADNAARGAVGLGDAVRAFAGDVREGMVRRELELNRQLGLDGSVLAAPGDPERPVLRGSATRLALETPQPPPLTHHDELDRSTRYEQKEGH; the protein is encoded by the coding sequence ATGCGCAGGATGTTCTGGATGGCCGTGGGCGCAGGCGCCGCCGTGTGGGGGATGAACAAGGCGAGCGAGCTGGCCCGCAACCTCACCCCGGGCGGTCTCGCGGACAACGCGGCCCGCGGGGCGGTCGGCCTGGGCGACGCGGTCCGCGCCTTCGCCGGCGACGTGCGCGAGGGAATGGTCCGCCGCGAACTCGAGCTGAACCGTCAACTGGGGCTGGACGGCAGCGTCCTGGCCGCCCCCGGCGATCCGGAGCGGCCGGTGCTGCGCGGCAGCGCCACCCGGCTCGCGCTGGAGACGCCGCAGCCCCCGCCCCTTACCCACCACGATGAACTGGACCGGTCGACCCGGTACGAGCAGAAAGAGGGTCACTAG
- the alaS gene encoding alanine--tRNA ligase, with product MESAEIRRRWLRFFEERGHAVVPSASLIADDPTLLLVPAGMVPFKPYFLGEVKPKWSRATSVQKCVRTPDIEEVGKTTRHGTFFQMCGNFSFGDYFKEGAIAYAWELLTSSVEEGGFGLDPERLWVTVYQDDDEAEQIWRDKIGVPAERIQRLGKKDNYWSMGVPGPCGPCSEINYDRGPEFGVEGGPAVNDERYVEIWNLVFMQYERGAGTSKEDFEILGELPAKNIDTGLGLERLAMILQGVQNMYETDTLRVVIDKATELTGVRYGAKHESDVSLRVVADHMRTSVMLIGDGVVPGNEGRGYVLRRILRRAIRNMRLLGATEPVVAALVDTVIKIMAQQYPELETDRRRIETVALAEEAAFLKTLRSGTNILDTAVTETKAAGGRVLSGDKAFQLHDTYGFPLDLTLEMAAEQGLSVDEDGFRRLMKEQRDRAKADALAKKTGHADLSVYREVADRAGATDFIGYTDNSAEAEIVGLLVEGVSVPAAQEGDEVEVVLDRTPFYAEGGGQIGDTGRIRFDNGAVVEVRDVQKPVPGVFVHKGAVQVGEVTLGSRGHAQIDVSRRQSIARAHSATHLTHQALRDALGPTAAQAGSENQPGRFRFDFGSPTAVPTAVLGDVEQKINEVLARDLDVTAEVLPIDEAKRQGAIAEFGEKYGDQVRVVTIGDFSKELCGGTHVHNTAQLGLVKLLGESSIGSGVRRVEALVGTDAYRFLAREHVVVSQLTELVKGRPEELPERISGLLGKLKDAEKEIERFRAEKVLAAAGELARSPEEVNGVALVAARVPDGTAADDLRRLVLDVRGRLGSRASVVAAFSVANGRPLTVIATSEAARERGIKAGELVRTAAKTLGGGGGGKDDVAQGGGQNPAAVDEAIGAVRRLVAERAV from the coding sequence ATGGAGTCGGCAGAGATCCGCCGCCGCTGGCTGCGCTTCTTCGAGGAGCGCGGGCACGCCGTGGTCCCCTCGGCGTCGCTCATCGCCGACGACCCGACGCTGCTCCTGGTGCCGGCCGGCATGGTGCCGTTCAAGCCGTACTTCCTGGGCGAGGTGAAGCCCAAGTGGTCGCGGGCCACCAGCGTGCAGAAGTGCGTGCGCACGCCGGACATCGAGGAGGTCGGCAAGACCACCCGGCACGGCACCTTCTTCCAGATGTGCGGCAACTTCTCCTTCGGCGACTACTTCAAGGAAGGCGCGATCGCCTACGCCTGGGAGCTGCTGACCAGCTCGGTGGAGGAGGGCGGCTTCGGCCTCGACCCCGAGCGGCTGTGGGTCACCGTCTACCAGGACGACGACGAGGCCGAGCAGATCTGGCGGGACAAGATCGGCGTCCCGGCCGAGCGCATCCAGCGTCTGGGCAAGAAGGACAACTACTGGTCGATGGGCGTCCCGGGCCCCTGCGGCCCCTGCTCGGAGATCAACTACGACCGGGGTCCGGAGTTCGGCGTCGAGGGCGGCCCGGCCGTCAACGACGAGCGCTACGTGGAGATCTGGAACCTGGTCTTCATGCAGTACGAGCGGGGCGCGGGGACCTCCAAGGAGGACTTCGAGATCCTCGGCGAGCTCCCCGCCAAGAACATCGACACCGGGCTCGGCCTGGAGCGCCTGGCGATGATCCTCCAGGGCGTCCAGAACATGTACGAGACGGACACCCTGCGGGTGGTCATCGACAAGGCCACCGAGCTGACCGGGGTGCGGTACGGCGCCAAGCACGAGTCGGACGTCTCGCTGCGGGTGGTCGCCGACCACATGCGCACCAGCGTGATGCTGATCGGCGACGGCGTGGTCCCCGGCAACGAGGGCCGCGGCTATGTGCTGCGCCGCATCCTGCGCCGCGCGATCCGCAACATGCGGCTGCTGGGCGCCACCGAGCCGGTCGTCGCCGCCCTGGTCGACACCGTCATCAAGATCATGGCGCAGCAGTACCCGGAGCTGGAGACCGACCGCAGGCGCATCGAGACCGTCGCGCTCGCGGAGGAGGCCGCCTTCCTGAAGACTCTCCGGTCCGGCACCAACATCCTGGACACCGCGGTCACCGAGACCAAGGCCGCGGGCGGGAGGGTGCTGTCCGGGGACAAGGCCTTCCAGCTCCACGACACCTACGGCTTCCCGCTCGATCTCACCCTGGAGATGGCGGCCGAGCAGGGCCTCAGCGTGGACGAGGACGGCTTCCGCCGCCTCATGAAGGAGCAGCGGGACCGCGCCAAGGCGGACGCGCTGGCCAAGAAGACCGGCCACGCCGACCTCTCGGTCTACCGCGAGGTGGCGGACCGGGCCGGCGCCACCGACTTCATCGGCTACACCGACAACAGCGCCGAGGCGGAGATCGTCGGCCTGCTGGTGGAGGGCGTCTCCGTGCCGGCCGCGCAGGAGGGCGACGAGGTCGAGGTGGTCCTCGACCGCACCCCGTTCTACGCCGAGGGCGGCGGCCAGATCGGCGACACCGGCCGGATCCGGTTCGACAACGGCGCCGTCGTCGAGGTCCGCGACGTGCAGAAGCCGGTGCCCGGTGTCTTCGTCCACAAGGGCGCGGTGCAGGTCGGCGAGGTCACCCTGGGGTCGCGCGGCCACGCGCAGATCGACGTGTCGCGCCGTCAGTCCATCGCGCGCGCCCACTCCGCGACCCACCTCACCCACCAGGCGCTGCGTGACGCGCTGGGCCCGACGGCCGCCCAGGCCGGCTCGGAGAACCAGCCCGGCCGCTTCCGCTTCGACTTCGGCTCGCCGACCGCGGTCCCGACCGCGGTCCTGGGCGACGTCGAGCAGAAGATCAACGAGGTGCTGGCCCGCGACCTGGACGTCACCGCCGAGGTGCTGCCGATCGACGAGGCCAAGCGGCAGGGCGCGATCGCCGAGTTCGGCGAGAAGTACGGCGACCAGGTCCGGGTGGTGACCATCGGCGACTTCTCCAAGGAGCTCTGCGGCGGCACCCACGTCCACAACACCGCCCAGCTGGGCCTGGTGAAGCTGCTCGGCGAGTCCTCCATCGGCTCCGGCGTCCGCCGGGTCGAGGCGCTGGTCGGCACGGACGCCTACCGCTTCCTGGCCCGCGAGCACGTGGTGGTCAGCCAGCTCACCGAGCTGGTCAAGGGCCGCCCGGAGGAGCTGCCGGAGCGGATCTCCGGGCTGCTCGGCAAGCTCAAGGACGCGGAGAAGGAGATCGAGCGGTTCCGCGCCGAGAAGGTGCTGGCCGCCGCGGGCGAGCTGGCCAGGTCGCCGGAGGAGGTCAACGGCGTGGCGCTGGTCGCCGCCCGGGTGCCGGACGGCACCGCGGCCGACGACCTGCGGCGGCTGGTGCTGGACGTCCGCGGCCGGCTCGGCTCCCGGGCCTCCGTGGTCGCCGCCTTCTCGGTGGCGAACGGCCGTCCGCTGACCGTCATCGCGACCAGCGAGGCGGCCCGCGAGCGCGGGATCAAGGCCGGTGAGCTGGTGCGCACCGCCGCCAAGACCCTCGGCGGCGGTGGCGGCGGCAAGGACGACGTGGCCCAGGGCGGCGGGCAGAACCCGGCCGCGGTGGACGAGGCGATCGGGGCCGTCCGCCGGCTGGTCGCCGAGCGCGCGGTCTGA